A portion of the Alistipes sp. ZOR0009 genome contains these proteins:
- a CDS encoding DUF1858 domain-containing protein has translation MIDKTIQIDELVERYPAAVKYLMDRGIKCVVCGEPIWGSLEEVCLAKGFDQADIQQFVSELRQLALE, from the coding sequence ATGATTGATAAGACAATTCAAATAGACGAGCTGGTGGAGCGGTATCCCGCAGCCGTAAAGTATTTAATGGATAGGGGGATTAAGTGCGTCGTATGCGGCGAGCCCATTTGGGGATCCCTCGAGGAGGTTTGTCTTGCAAAAGGATTCGACCAGGCCGATATTCAGCAGTTCGTAAGCGAGTTACGCCAGCTTGCTTTGGAGTAG
- the metX gene encoding homoserine O-acetyltransferase MetX, whose protein sequence is MNKHQFNLGRTFPLESGEVLPDLTIVYHTAGAVNSSADNVVWVCHALTANSDVEDWWEVMVGEGKFYDTRRYFVVCANVVGSCYGTTGPLSVNPITGKPYYLSFPQITVRDLANAHEVLREHLGILRIHTLVGGSIGGFQALEWAISNPDVCKNLVFIASNARVTPWATAFNESQRLAIRADKTFFDETPEGGRDGLKAARTMALVSYRSYEGYNQTQPEQDDNALEASRASSYQQYQGEKLVNRFDAYSYYTLTRIIDTHNVGRGRGGVPAALARIKANTLLVGIDSDFLFPIQEQREMQQHIPNAHFVGISSAFGHDGFLLEYKQLAAVIDTFYEKANVTTCVND, encoded by the coding sequence ATGAATAAGCATCAGTTTAACCTAGGGAGAACCTTTCCGCTCGAGAGCGGAGAGGTTTTACCTGACCTTACCATTGTTTACCACACCGCTGGCGCAGTAAACTCCAGCGCCGATAATGTGGTTTGGGTTTGCCATGCGCTTACCGCCAACTCCGACGTGGAGGATTGGTGGGAGGTGATGGTAGGCGAGGGGAAGTTCTACGATACGCGTCGGTACTTTGTGGTGTGCGCCAACGTGGTTGGATCGTGCTATGGTACTACTGGTCCGCTATCGGTAAACCCAATAACGGGGAAGCCCTACTACTTAAGCTTCCCGCAGATTACGGTGCGCGATTTGGCCAACGCGCACGAGGTGCTCCGTGAGCATCTGGGCATATTAAGAATACACACCCTTGTTGGTGGATCTATTGGCGGCTTTCAGGCGTTGGAATGGGCCATTTCCAATCCCGATGTTTGCAAAAATCTGGTGTTTATTGCCAGCAACGCGCGTGTTACACCGTGGGCTACCGCATTTAACGAAAGCCAGCGGCTGGCCATTAGAGCCGACAAAACCTTCTTTGACGAAACGCCAGAAGGCGGACGTGACGGCTTGAAGGCGGCGCGTACGATGGCCTTGGTAAGCTACCGCAGCTACGAAGGGTACAACCAAACGCAACCCGAACAGGACGATAACGCGCTAGAGGCATCGCGCGCATCATCCTACCAGCAGTATCAGGGCGAGAAGCTGGTTAACCGATTTGATGCCTACTCGTACTATACCCTAACTCGAATTATCGACACTCACAATGTGGGTAGGGGGAGAGGTGGCGTTCCAGCCGCACTTGCCCGCATAAAAGCCAATACGCTGCTTGTGGGCATCGACTCCGACTTCCTTTTCCCTATTCAGGAGCAGCGTGAGATGCAACAGCATATTCCCAACGCCCACTTTGTGGGCATCTCGTCGGCCTTTGGGCACGACGGCTTTTTGCTCGAGTACAAGCAGCTGGCTGCTGTAATCGATACGTTTTATGAAAAGGCTAATGTAACAACTTGTGTAAACGATTAA
- a CDS encoding homoserine dehydrogenase → METLTIESDKKCGSKLRAKLTIGLFGFGVVGEGLYHVLKNSRTVDATIKKVCIKHPEKERNVAENFYTVDANDIINDDEINLVVELIDNADEAYQIVKSSLLKGKSVVSGNKKMLAEHLPELIEIQRTHNVSLLYDASACGSIPVIRNLEEYYDNDLLKSITGILNGSSNFILTKIFLENGDYDTALKQAQDLGFAESNPAFDVEGYDSMFKLIIITLHAFGTLVKPEEIFNCGIPNLAPCDIQYAKEKGLKIKLVAQVKKITEDSFTMYVMPKLVAPDDYIYSVENEYNGVIIEGEYYEKQFMFGKGAGAFPTASSVLSDITARAHSYKYEYKKHTFFTPPAYTTDTEVQIYLRYRESLAFSHFDFENITEKYSSREYSYVIGTIKLSSLQKIKNLLPKLDVFIAAID, encoded by the coding sequence ATGGAAACTTTGACAATCGAATCTGATAAGAAATGCGGCAGTAAGCTCAGAGCGAAGCTTACCATCGGCCTCTTTGGCTTTGGCGTGGTAGGCGAAGGGCTCTACCATGTGCTAAAAAACAGCCGTACCGTCGATGCTACTATTAAAAAGGTATGCATTAAGCATCCCGAAAAGGAGCGTAACGTAGCGGAGAACTTCTATACCGTAGATGCCAACGATATTATAAACGACGACGAGATAAACCTGGTGGTAGAGCTGATTGACAACGCCGACGAGGCGTACCAAATTGTGAAATCGTCGCTGCTAAAGGGGAAAAGCGTTGTTTCGGGCAACAAGAAAATGCTAGCCGAGCATCTCCCCGAGCTGATAGAGATTCAGCGTACCCACAACGTGTCGCTGCTATACGATGCCAGCGCATGCGGAAGCATTCCCGTAATCCGCAACCTAGAGGAATACTACGACAACGACCTCCTCAAGTCGATTACTGGCATTTTGAACGGCTCGTCCAACTTTATTCTTACCAAGATATTCCTCGAAAATGGCGATTACGATACAGCGCTTAAGCAGGCGCAGGACTTGGGCTTTGCCGAGAGCAACCCCGCCTTCGACGTGGAGGGCTACGACTCGATGTTTAAGCTAATCATTATTACGCTGCATGCATTCGGAACGCTTGTAAAGCCCGAGGAGATCTTCAACTGCGGCATTCCTAACCTCGCCCCATGCGATATTCAGTACGCCAAAGAAAAGGGGTTGAAGATTAAGCTGGTGGCTCAGGTGAAAAAAATCACCGAGGATTCGTTCACCATGTACGTAATGCCCAAGCTGGTGGCCCCCGACGACTACATCTACTCTGTAGAGAACGAGTACAACGGGGTGATTATCGAGGGCGAGTACTACGAGAAGCAGTTTATGTTTGGCAAGGGCGCCGGCGCATTCCCAACGGCATCTTCGGTACTTTCGGACATTACCGCACGCGCGCACAGCTACAAGTACGAGTATAAGAAGCACACCTTCTTTACGCCGCCGGCCTACACCACCGATACCGAGGTGCAAATCTATCTTCGCTACCGCGAGAGCCTCGCGTTTAGCCATTTCGACTTCGAAAACATAACCGAGAAGTACTCGTCGAGGGAGTACAGCTATGTGATCGGAACCATAAAGCTCTCCTCGCTGCAAAAAATAAAGAACCTGCTTCCCAAGCTGGATGTCTTTATTGCAGCCATCGACTAA